One window from the genome of Candidatus Thermoplasmatota archaeon encodes:
- the coaBC gene encoding bifunctional phosphopantothenoylcysteine decarboxylase/phosphopantothenate--cysteine ligase CoaBC: protein MHPADHLRGSKSDRLKGRKIVLGVTGSIAAVETVKLCRELIRNGAEVHAVMSKDARVIVHPWALEFATGRPVITQIDGGVQHVVLCGDVPDRADLLLIAPATANTISKMAYGIDDTPVTTMATTAIGGEMPVMVVPAMHGSMMAHKIVNDNIRKLEKLGVIFLKSKMEESKVKMPSIDYIVSSVIAAIGKRDLVGRKVLVIAGATEEPIDDIRVVTNNSSGETGVELARAAHERGANVELWMGRCDTGLPEHIDTVRFSSFNDLSKLLKGRRFDIVFFPAAVSDYSPAKMLGKIPSTEKSLTLVLRRNPKLIDTIKAKLVVGFKAQARVNDEELVKDALALIRRSKCHLVVANKVENVKRGKTHVVLVKKDVEPEHLEGTKLQVADMIIDKVVRMIE, encoded by the coding sequence ATGCACCCAGCAGACCATCTGAGGGGATCCAAGAGCGACAGGCTCAAGGGACGCAAGATCGTCCTAGGCGTCACGGGCAGCATCGCTGCCGTGGAGACCGTGAAGCTCTGCAGAGAGCTGATCAGGAACGGAGCGGAAGTCCATGCCGTGATGTCGAAGGACGCGCGGGTCATCGTCCACCCGTGGGCACTCGAGTTCGCGACGGGCAGACCCGTCATCACTCAGATAGACGGCGGGGTCCAGCATGTCGTGCTGTGCGGAGACGTGCCGGACAGAGCCGACCTGCTTCTCATAGCCCCTGCGACGGCCAACACGATCTCGAAGATGGCATACGGGATCGATGATACTCCGGTCACAACGATGGCGACCACGGCGATCGGAGGCGAGATGCCGGTCATGGTCGTGCCTGCGATGCACGGATCGATGATGGCCCACAAGATCGTGAACGATAACATCAGGAAGCTCGAGAAGCTGGGAGTGATTTTCCTTAAGTCGAAGATGGAGGAGTCAAAGGTGAAGATGCCCTCCATAGACTACATCGTCTCTTCAGTCATAGCAGCCATCGGGAAACGGGACCTCGTTGGAAGAAAAGTGCTCGTGATCGCCGGGGCGACCGAGGAGCCCATTGACGATATCCGAGTGGTCACGAACAATAGCTCAGGCGAGACGGGAGTGGAACTCGCGAGGGCTGCTCACGAGAGGGGCGCTAATGTTGAGCTCTGGATGGGCAGATGCGACACCGGACTCCCGGAGCATATCGACACCGTCCGGTTCTCCTCCTTCAACGACCTGTCCAAGCTGCTGAAGGGCAGGAGATTCGACATCGTGTTCTTCCCAGCAGCAGTCTCGGACTACTCCCCAGCCAAGATGCTAGGGAAGATCCCTTCCACCGAGAAGAGCCTGACGCTCGTGCTCAGGAGGAACCCGAAGCTCATAGACACCATCAAGGCCAAACTGGTAGTTGGATTCAAGGCTCAGGCGCGCGTGAACGATGAAGAGCTGGTCAAGGATGCATTGGCCCTCATCAGGCGCTCGAAATGTCACCTAGTCGTAGCCAACAAGGTCGAGAACGTCAAGAGGGGGAAGACGCATGTTGTGCTGGTCAAGAAGGACGTGGAACCAGAGCACCTCGAGGGCACCAAGCTCCAGGTAGCCGACATGATCATAGACAAGGTCGTCAGGATGATTGAATGA
- a CDS encoding DUF357 domain-containing protein: MMTEERVERYIALTSEALGKLKIAAPEKSFNRKLADDFLKMAKAYFEDAKDFSHKGDLVNAFACINYAHGWLDSGARIGLFDVGGDDRLFTLFE; this comes from the coding sequence ATGATGACGGAGGAAAGGGTCGAACGGTACATCGCTCTGACCTCAGAAGCTCTGGGTAAGTTGAAGATCGCTGCGCCAGAGAAGTCATTCAACAGAAAACTCGCAGATGATTTCCTCAAGATGGCCAAGGCGTATTTCGAGGACGCCAAGGACTTCTCGCACAAGGGAGACCTCGTGAACGCATTTGCGTGCATCAACTACGCCCATGGATGGCTGGACAGTGGCGCCAGGATAGGACTGTTCGACGTGGGCGGAGACGACAGGCTGTTCACGCTGTTCGAGTGA
- a CDS encoding ribose-phosphate diphosphokinase — MFVVGGSASQLLSKELAKSLRAKLAKVEIKRFPDDECYVRIDEDLDDQEVFLVQTSWPDRNIVELFLLQDAIKEFDVDSLTTVVPYFGYARQDKQFKPGEPISARAIARLIQMNTDEFITVDVHAPSVTDWFEGKSAKNVAAYPEIGKFLKGKRIELILSPDEGRADNAKRVADVVNCEADFLVKERLDGETVKMTPKRLDANGKKVAVVDDIISTGITIIKAAEQLRKQGAAKIYAVCTHGVFAGNAIPKLEAVCDEVCTTDTIENPKTCISVAPQIAKIARD; from the coding sequence ATGTTCGTCGTCGGGGGGTCGGCGTCGCAGCTCCTCTCCAAGGAGCTGGCGAAGAGTCTGAGGGCGAAGCTCGCCAAGGTCGAGATCAAGAGGTTTCCTGATGACGAGTGCTATGTCAGGATAGATGAAGACCTGGACGACCAGGAAGTCTTCCTCGTACAGACCTCCTGGCCGGACAGGAACATCGTGGAGTTGTTTCTGCTCCAAGATGCGATCAAGGAATTTGATGTCGACTCGCTCACGACAGTTGTCCCGTACTTCGGCTATGCCCGTCAGGACAAGCAGTTCAAACCCGGGGAGCCGATAAGCGCCCGTGCGATCGCGCGTCTCATCCAGATGAATACTGACGAGTTCATCACCGTGGACGTGCACGCCCCGAGCGTCACGGATTGGTTCGAGGGCAAGTCGGCCAAGAACGTGGCCGCGTACCCCGAGATCGGGAAGTTTCTCAAGGGCAAGAGGATCGAGCTCATTCTATCGCCGGACGAAGGAAGGGCCGACAACGCAAAGCGCGTCGCCGACGTCGTCAACTGCGAGGCAGACTTCCTCGTGAAAGAACGCTTGGACGGGGAGACGGTCAAGATGACCCCGAAACGGCTCGATGCGAATGGCAAAAAGGTGGCCGTCGTGGACGATATCATCTCCACCGGCATAACCATCATCAAGGCGGCCGAGCAGCTCAGGAAGCAAGGGGCGGCGAAGATCTACGCCGTATGCACCCACGGGGTTTTCGCCGGCAATGCCATACCCAAACTAGAAGCCGTGTGCGACGAAGTCTGCACCACTGATACCATCGAGAATCCCAAGACCTGCATTTCCGTGGCTCCTCAGATTGCAAAGATAGCCAGGGATTGA
- a CDS encoding ATP-binding protein, whose translation MHGTVPQAPHETPRPRLLSKRKVTPEGLEPVGMIYGNVGTITFNCGVTGPLEKMEYVQVKHEINGWILGQVSEIVRKTDFTIEGVEVMAQGTPVSIDEKETAVISVVGYRDERNLLQVPRTPLKAGEVVFRAKEDLIRKIVGIEEHPDTGAYIGLLSGHAIRVELDINTMVQKHVSILSKTGGGKSYCSGALIEELMKHNVTVCVLDPHGEYCTMKHKGTVKKTTRDFGVSPKGYDDKIVEFATDTNINKGAKPLKFTLHNLDAREIIGLTNIKNVRSFLTMLRKAVDALKETKGNYSINDIIAVLEANAEPSCATLINELEYLNEIEVFADQGTKIDELIQKGKCTIINLRGTPPDIQELIVNRIGNTLFELRKVGKIPPMMLVVEEAHNFCPQSGVVACSKVFRTIASEGRKFGLGLMIITQRAAKVDKNVLSQCNTQIILKVTNPNDLKAIASSIEGLTVGMEEEIQRLPIGTAIITGGGVSMPLLVEIRPRESKHGGESVEVIPSRRM comes from the coding sequence ATGCATGGGACGGTGCCGCAAGCTCCACATGAGACGCCTAGGCCAAGGCTACTTTCGAAGAGGAAGGTCACACCTGAAGGGCTCGAGCCTGTCGGAATGATATACGGCAACGTGGGCACGATCACCTTCAACTGCGGCGTGACGGGACCGCTGGAGAAGATGGAATACGTGCAGGTCAAGCACGAGATCAACGGTTGGATTCTGGGACAGGTCTCCGAGATAGTCAGGAAGACCGACTTCACGATCGAGGGCGTCGAGGTAATGGCGCAGGGAACGCCCGTGAGCATAGATGAGAAGGAGACTGCCGTCATCTCGGTGGTTGGTTACAGGGACGAGAGGAATCTGTTGCAGGTGCCAAGAACCCCCCTGAAGGCCGGGGAGGTCGTCTTCCGGGCCAAGGAGGACCTCATACGTAAGATAGTGGGCATCGAGGAGCACCCCGACACGGGAGCCTACATAGGACTTCTATCAGGTCATGCCATCAGGGTTGAGTTGGATATCAACACGATGGTACAGAAGCATGTCAGCATCTTGAGCAAGACTGGCGGTGGCAAGTCGTACTGTTCCGGCGCTCTAATCGAGGAGCTGATGAAGCACAATGTCACGGTCTGCGTCCTGGACCCTCACGGCGAATACTGCACCATGAAGCACAAGGGAACAGTGAAGAAGACCACGCGTGACTTCGGAGTCTCCCCCAAAGGCTACGATGACAAGATCGTGGAGTTCGCAACTGACACGAACATCAACAAGGGGGCGAAGCCGCTCAAGTTCACTCTGCACAACCTGGATGCCAGGGAGATCATAGGGCTCACGAACATCAAGAACGTGAGGTCGTTCCTCACGATGCTCAGGAAGGCCGTGGACGCCCTCAAGGAGACGAAGGGCAACTACTCCATAAACGACATCATCGCGGTCCTCGAAGCAAACGCTGAACCTTCGTGCGCCACGCTCATCAACGAGCTCGAGTACCTGAACGAGATAGAGGTGTTCGCGGACCAGGGCACTAAGATAGACGAGCTCATCCAGAAGGGCAAGTGCACCATCATCAACCTGAGAGGGACTCCGCCCGACATCCAGGAGCTGATAGTCAACAGGATCGGGAACACCCTGTTCGAGCTCCGCAAGGTCGGCAAGATACCGCCCATGATGCTGGTGGTGGAGGAGGCGCACAACTTCTGTCCTCAGTCCGGCGTAGTCGCGTGCTCCAAGGTGTTCAGAACCATCGCATCCGAGGGCAGGAAGTTCGGCCTCGGGCTTATGATCATCACGCAGAGAGCGGCCAAAGTCGACAAGAACGTTCTCAGCCAATGCAACACCCAGATAATACTGAAGGTGACGAACCCGAACGACCTGAAGGCCATCGCGTCATCTATCGAAGGCTTGACCGTGGGCATGGAGGAGGAGATCCAGAGGCTCCCCATAGGGACAGCGATCATCACCGGTGGCGGGGTCTCGATGCCGTTGCTTGTTGAGATAAGGCCCAGGGAGTCGAAGCACGGCGGAGAGAGCGTAGAGGTCATCCCGTCCAGAAGGATGTAG
- the proS gene encoding proline--tRNA ligase — protein sequence MKKAEDFSEWYNEIVERANLTDKRYPIKGMNVWTPYGWKIMQAIDSQIRQEFDATNHLEVCFPLLIPEDQFAKEKEHIKGFDAEVFWVTHAGLNPLDVKLLLRPTSETAMYPMFALWVRSHADLPLKTYQIVNTFRYETKQTRAFIRVREIHFFESHTCHADFEDAERQVNEDYDILRLLAKKWCIPYRLLKRTNWDKFPGAFYTVGIDTLLPDGRSLQLGSIHQYMENFSKPYEIKYEDEKGEHRYVHQTTFGMSERLVGAVVALHGDDKGIVLPPDVATNQVVIVPVLAKGETEKVSAAARELHDEVKAAGVRASIDERDVRPGVKYYDWELKGVPLRLELGKRDIEKGMVTFVRRDTGEKTLKDRKNVAAEVKDMLALIAKDMMARASKEMENGIATVDSLDNLPEKMIRVGWCGGDDCGHELETRSDMNILGTPVDDEHFSGSCVVCGKPTKSPVYLAKVM from the coding sequence ATGAAGAAGGCAGAGGACTTCAGCGAGTGGTACAACGAGATCGTCGAGAGGGCCAACCTGACGGACAAGAGATATCCCATCAAGGGGATGAACGTCTGGACGCCCTACGGCTGGAAGATCATGCAGGCGATCGACTCCCAGATAAGACAGGAGTTCGATGCGACGAACCATCTGGAAGTGTGCTTCCCGCTTCTAATCCCTGAGGACCAGTTCGCGAAGGAGAAGGAGCACATCAAGGGGTTCGACGCCGAAGTGTTCTGGGTGACGCACGCAGGTCTGAACCCGCTCGACGTCAAGCTGCTCCTGAGGCCCACTAGCGAGACGGCCATGTACCCGATGTTCGCGCTCTGGGTAAGATCCCATGCGGACCTTCCGCTCAAGACCTACCAGATAGTCAACACCTTCAGGTACGAGACGAAGCAGACCAGGGCGTTTATCCGTGTAAGGGAGATCCATTTCTTCGAATCGCACACATGCCACGCGGACTTCGAAGACGCCGAGAGGCAGGTCAACGAGGACTACGACATACTCAGGCTCCTAGCCAAGAAGTGGTGCATTCCGTACAGACTGCTCAAGCGCACTAACTGGGACAAGTTCCCAGGGGCGTTCTACACCGTCGGGATAGACACGCTCCTGCCCGATGGCAGGAGCCTCCAGCTCGGCTCGATACACCAGTACATGGAGAACTTCTCTAAGCCTTACGAAATCAAGTACGAGGACGAGAAGGGGGAGCACAGGTACGTCCATCAGACCACCTTCGGCATGAGCGAGCGCCTGGTCGGCGCGGTCGTGGCGCTACACGGCGACGACAAGGGCATCGTCCTGCCTCCCGATGTGGCGACGAACCAGGTAGTGATCGTTCCTGTCCTTGCCAAAGGGGAGACTGAGAAGGTCTCTGCAGCAGCCAGGGAATTGCACGATGAGGTCAAGGCTGCCGGTGTGAGGGCGAGCATCGACGAGAGAGATGTGCGGCCAGGCGTGAAGTACTACGACTGGGAGCTCAAGGGCGTCCCGCTGAGGCTGGAACTGGGCAAGAGGGACATCGAGAAGGGCATGGTCACATTCGTCCGCAGGGACACGGGTGAGAAGACCCTGAAGGACCGCAAGAACGTGGCAGCCGAGGTCAAGGACATGCTCGCGCTCATTGCCAAGGACATGATGGCTAGAGCGTCCAAGGAGATGGAGAACGGGATTGCTACGGTAGACAGCCTCGACAATCTGCCCGAAAAGATGATAAGAGTCGGCTGGTGCGGTGGGGATGATTGCGGACACGAGTTGGAGACACGGTCGGACATGAACATTCTCGGAACGCCAGTAGACGACGAGCATTTCTCAGGCTCTTGCGTTGTGTGCGGCAAACCGACCAAGTCCCCGGTCTACCTGGCGAAAGTCATGTGA
- the tmk gene encoding dTMP kinase, whose protein sequence is MLIPQSENDRMTGFVVFEGIDGCGKSSVARLVAERIGKRAVLTREPTESWIGKAVRKGDKHKVSPYTDALLFMADRAQHSIWISEQLKKGKLVLSDRYYHSTVAYQAAYLKDKFDGDAFKWLLEANERISLHPELTVLLVISPESALERIRGTRSKLSRFEKLDFLREVHSNYLKLARQDRSIVKVDAKKDLGSVVEKVLQEIKKRKL, encoded by the coding sequence ATGCTCATCCCCCAATCCGAGAACGACCGCATGACAGGCTTCGTTGTGTTCGAGGGCATAGATGGCTGCGGGAAGTCATCCGTTGCTAGACTCGTTGCCGAAAGGATCGGCAAGCGGGCCGTGCTCACTAGAGAGCCGACCGAATCTTGGATAGGGAAGGCTGTCAGGAAAGGCGACAAGCACAAGGTCAGCCCCTACACGGACGCACTCCTGTTCATGGCAGATAGGGCTCAGCATTCCATCTGGATCTCCGAGCAGCTCAAGAAGGGGAAGCTGGTGCTCTCCGACAGATACTATCATTCTACGGTGGCGTACCAGGCGGCCTACTTGAAGGACAAGTTCGACGGGGACGCATTCAAGTGGCTTCTTGAGGCTAATGAGAGGATATCGCTACATCCCGAACTGACGGTACTTCTGGTCATATCTCCGGAGTCCGCCCTTGAGCGCATCAGAGGCACTAGATCCAAACTATCTCGGTTCGAGAAGCTGGACTTCCTGAGGGAAGTCCACAGCAACTACCTGAAGCTCGCGCGGCAGGACCGTTCAATCGTCAAGGTCGATGCCAAGAAGGACCTCGGGTCAGTCGTCGAGAAGGTACTCCAAGAAATCAAGAAGAGGAAGCTTTAA
- a CDS encoding Lrp/AsnC ligand binding domain-containing protein codes for MIQLVVAYVLITTATGKEGSVLEHLRKVPGLSEVHQLFGQFDMIVRMETKDYDVLCDDVLGKIRTIPGVTSTRTLISAQFKR; via the coding sequence GTGATTCAGCTGGTCGTGGCCTACGTATTGATAACCACCGCAACAGGCAAGGAGGGTTCGGTCCTTGAGCATCTGCGCAAGGTGCCAGGTCTCTCGGAGGTACACCAGCTGTTCGGCCAGTTCGACATGATAGTCCGCATGGAGACCAAGGACTACGATGTCCTTTGCGACGATGTCCTTGGCAAGATACGCACGATACCCGGTGTGACCAGCACCAGGACGCTCATCAGCGCCCAGTTCAAGCGCTGA
- a CDS encoding GHMP kinase, with amino-acid sequence MIAKAFCPGHITGFFQICEVEDLLSTGSRGAGLCLSLGATSKVWVSHSRRQAIEVLIDGKKSKAEVTRTALRYLLGKDKLKIEVSTNLDLPQSQGFGMSAAGALSASLALAEVLGRKRQEAFEAAHIAEIMCKCGLGDVSAIHKGGITIRKKPGLPPIGDVLRIDGTPEVVLAVVGKRLLTKSVLTDPAKREAINENGSKRVDELMGNPTVEKLMELSASFAVESGLVSKRITEAMDAASKLGMASMSMLGSSVFAIGDKKGLATVLSDYGEVWVCRVDVKGPHMI; translated from the coding sequence ATGATTGCCAAGGCGTTCTGCCCTGGGCACATTACCGGTTTCTTCCAGATATGCGAGGTAGAGGATTTGCTGTCGACTGGCTCTAGAGGGGCGGGGCTCTGCCTCTCATTGGGAGCTACTTCGAAGGTCTGGGTATCCCATTCACGAAGGCAAGCCATCGAAGTCCTGATCGATGGCAAGAAGTCGAAGGCAGAGGTAACCAGGACTGCTCTTCGGTATTTGCTGGGTAAGGACAAACTCAAGATCGAAGTCTCCACTAATTTGGACCTGCCACAGAGCCAAGGATTTGGCATGAGCGCTGCAGGTGCTCTCTCCGCGTCGCTGGCACTCGCAGAGGTCCTGGGAAGGAAGAGGCAGGAAGCTTTCGAGGCAGCACACATCGCGGAGATCATGTGCAAGTGCGGGCTCGGAGATGTTTCAGCAATCCACAAGGGCGGCATAACGATCCGGAAGAAGCCTGGGCTACCCCCGATCGGCGATGTGCTACGGATCGATGGCACGCCGGAGGTCGTCCTGGCAGTTGTCGGAAAGAGGTTGCTCACCAAGAGCGTACTCACAGACCCGGCGAAGCGGGAGGCAATCAACGAGAACGGTTCCAAGAGAGTTGATGAGCTTATGGGAAATCCCACGGTGGAGAAACTGATGGAGTTGTCCGCCTCGTTCGCGGTTGAATCGGGCCTGGTATCGAAGCGGATAACGGAGGCAATGGACGCTGCCTCCAAGCTGGGAATGGCGAGCATGTCGATGCTTGGCAGCTCCGTGTTTGCGATCGGAGACAAGAAGGGACTCGCGACTGTCCTATCAGATTACGGCGAGGTCTGGGTCTGCAGGGTGGATGTCAAAGGGCCTCATATGATCTAG
- the gcvPB gene encoding aminomethyl-transferring glycine dehydrogenase subunit GcvPB yields MTYHQAVHEVPIIFENCERPTTADKFDPTLGGKLPEEIVRKELNLPDLPERDVVKHFINLSQMNFGVDNGFYPLGSCTMKYNPKVCDEIVSMRTVTDIHPLQDPSTIQGALKLMYELEQMLCEIGGVDTVTLQPAAGAHGEFTGIHLVKAYHEANGETRKEVILPDTAHGTNPASAAMVGYDVLDLPSKEGCVDVEALKAAVSKDTAAFMLTNPNTLGLFEKNVREIAGILHDAGALLYYDGANLNAIMGKTSPGKMDFDIVHFNLHKTFATPHGGGGPGAGPVGVKKKLEEFLPVPRIVENKGTYSLDSNKPKSIGKVRAFFGNYAVLVRAYAYIKMQGGKGLVSVSENAVLNSNYLKERLKGSFELPYDPLRKHEFVLSGRPLKAKGLRTLDFAKRLLDYGFHAPTIYFPIIVDEAIMIEPTETESRETLDAFADACEAILKEDPELLHSAPRNTTRRRLDEAKAARDMIFSWRAYEKKLQGGTGGQ; encoded by the coding sequence ATGACCTACCACCAAGCGGTCCACGAGGTCCCAATCATATTCGAGAACTGCGAGCGGCCGACGACTGCAGATAAGTTCGATCCCACCCTTGGCGGGAAGCTCCCTGAGGAGATCGTGAGGAAGGAACTCAACCTTCCGGACCTTCCGGAGAGGGATGTCGTGAAGCATTTCATCAACCTCTCACAGATGAACTTCGGAGTCGACAACGGATTCTATCCGCTGGGCTCGTGCACCATGAAGTACAATCCGAAAGTGTGCGATGAGATTGTCTCGATGAGGACGGTCACCGACATCCACCCGCTCCAGGACCCATCGACAATACAAGGCGCCCTGAAGCTGATGTACGAGCTCGAGCAGATGCTGTGCGAGATCGGAGGAGTCGACACGGTCACGCTTCAGCCTGCCGCGGGAGCCCATGGCGAGTTCACGGGCATACATCTCGTGAAAGCATACCACGAGGCGAACGGGGAGACCAGGAAGGAGGTCATACTCCCTGATACTGCTCACGGGACCAATCCAGCGAGCGCAGCGATGGTCGGCTACGACGTCCTCGACCTGCCTTCCAAGGAGGGATGCGTTGATGTCGAGGCGCTCAAGGCGGCCGTGTCCAAGGACACCGCAGCGTTCATGCTGACGAACCCGAACACCCTCGGCCTGTTCGAGAAGAACGTAAGGGAGATTGCAGGCATACTTCACGATGCGGGAGCGCTCCTGTACTACGACGGCGCGAACCTGAACGCCATCATGGGCAAGACATCACCTGGAAAGATGGATTTCGACATCGTCCACTTTAACCTGCACAAGACTTTTGCGACTCCTCACGGCGGGGGCGGTCCCGGCGCGGGGCCGGTCGGAGTCAAGAAGAAGCTGGAGGAATTCCTGCCCGTCCCGAGAATCGTCGAAAACAAAGGAACCTACTCGCTGGACAGCAACAAGCCAAAGAGCATAGGCAAGGTGAGGGCTTTCTTCGGCAACTACGCAGTCCTTGTCAGAGCCTATGCTTACATCAAGATGCAGGGGGGCAAGGGGCTTGTATCGGTGTCGGAGAACGCGGTCCTCAACTCCAACTACCTGAAGGAGAGGCTGAAGGGCAGCTTCGAGCTACCCTATGATCCGCTCCGGAAGCACGAGTTCGTCCTGAGCGGGAGACCTCTGAAAGCGAAGGGGCTCAGGACCCTGGACTTCGCGAAGAGGCTGCTCGACTACGGTTTCCACGCTCCGACGATCTACTTCCCCATCATCGTGGACGAGGCCATCATGATCGAGCCCACCGAGACGGAATCCAGAGAGACACTGGACGCATTCGCCGATGCGTGCGAGGCAATCCTGAAAGAGGATCCCGAGCTCCTGCACTCTGCACCCCGGAATACTACCAGAAGAAGGCTTGACGAGGCGAAGGCCGCGAGGGACATGATCTTCAGCTGGCGCGCCTACGAGAAGAAGCTCCAGGGCGGGACCGGCGGGCAGTAG